In Pristis pectinata isolate sPriPec2 chromosome 23, sPriPec2.1.pri, whole genome shotgun sequence, the genomic stretch cactgcctcatTTTACCTCTTTGACAATCTAGTGCTCCCATGGGACGGCACTTCCAACAGGGCAACGTTCACAGACAACTCCACTTCCAACTGCACCTTCCccagcagaaagcagagagttccCTCGGTACCGCCCCACTGACAGGATAGCACTAGCACTGCTGATACCTTATGACCAACATGTCTTACCAAAGTCTGCATCAATGAGGATGGGTTCTGTGTCTGCAATCTGTGCCATTGCCTCTAAGTCACGGTAGTGCCAGCAGTTCTTCCCAATGTCATTCTGCGGTGTGAATGGTTTGCGCGTTTCAGACAATCGAATGACCCCAACCAGCTCCACCTCATCTGTAATCTAGGAGGAGAGTTAACATATGAGTTCCTGAGGAAAAGCCTCACAGCTCCTCAGAGTTGCAGAGCCAAGCTACCATTAACAATGTAGAGACGGTCCCATCAATATCAACCCAGACCCACCCTGTCCATCTGTGGCAGTCTACAATTTGGGCCTGACTTCTCTGAAAAGGTCACgcaaaggttctgtggggaagtCTAGGGTCCTTCCGCTACTGGACATCGAGGGGTTGTGTCTGGTGGGGAAGCCCTTAAACAAtggaagggtgtatcaccccaggagtCCACACGAGTTGCAATGGTACTATGTAAGCaatgtgttaacactactgaaagtattgacactaagaatgtaaagagttttgcactgtttattcgattatatatattttttattgtgaataaagtttatttttgaaataaaaaatatggTCAATAGAAAAATGATCCCCAAATCTGAGCTCTCTCATTCTATTGGCAACAATAGGCAGTGCCACAGCCAATGGAGCACCTCCACACCACAAACCCCAAAACACATCTGAGCAAAGGCCCTCACTGGGGTCTACCTACCCCCGGAATCCTTTCCCATGCTTCACATCAGGGATGCTACCCAGCCACTGAATTTCCTTTTACCCTTCAAATGCCCCTAATCTTcactccccctcacctgtccTTTTGTCCTCGTTTCTGGATTGATCTTCTTTCTAGGTACAAAGCCCCTGTTCACAAGGATCCGCACTCTgaaaggaaaaaagaacaaaCCCAGTTCATCTGGAGGTCATGGTGCAATGTATTGGCCGTGAGCTCAGAGTTTTACCATCAGTCCTGTTGGGCCAGGCCAGAGGAGGACTGAAGGATGGGAAAACTGTTGTATTGATCAcagtctgagcttccagttaAGCCATACTATAAGCCATACTAATCCACCTTGGAGGCTTTGATGGAGCGAGTGTAGAGGGAGTGTCAATCTAACCCCTACCACATGGGGTCACTGAGCAGCAGTTAACTGTCAGTGACTGTCAGCTGCTCATGGTGAGGGCAGGATTCGAATAAAGAAACATCCCAGTACACAGACATGACCCTGTGGGGAGCTGTGAATTGGATGCCAGCTTTTCCAGAGGAGAAACTGTCCTTAAAATACTTGATGTTCAGCTGTTTTTTCTGCTGTTGAAcattaatataaaatataaacacCTCAGTTTGAGAGAGACAAATGAGGAGTGTTAGTGACTTTTGACCTCTTGGATTCTATCTGAGgatctcctcatgttcctgtgtaACGGATTCAGGGGACTGAATGTCTTCCTGCTGTTCCAGTTTaatagactcaaggggctgaatggttccTTCTTGGCCCCTTCAGGTGCTTGGACTGCAGGGACCGACTGTGCCTGCAACGTACCCCAGGTCTGTGCAGTCAAACGGTGTGACCACATTGGCGCCGGTGTCTCCGCTGGAGGTCAGGCGCCCCGCCTCTCGTGCCTCCCTGTCAGGGTCCACCATCGAGCGGGGCATGATGTAGAGCTCCCTGGAGTGGTCAAACCTCCCGCGTACCATCACCCGCCGGTACTCCAGCTTCTTCACTTCCAGTTGGCTGTGGGGCACAGCACACAAAGGTAAGAAATGGCGTAACCATGGAAATGGTTTAATAAAACAAGCCGCAAAACTAGATCCTGGACTTGAACAGTTACTCATCAATGTGAGGGGTCATTGCACTTTGTCCTTTGACTTATCACCCCAACACTGGCCAGTcagtggaggaaatggacagaggATGAGGCTCAGATGGTCAGAGCAAAGGATTAGACAGCCAGGCGTTGAGGATCGGCTGTACTGATCTGGTTTTAAGGATATCAAAAGAATAATTATTATGTGAACTGCTGAAAGTCAGAGTTAATTCAAGAGCAAGGGGTCAGTTACTTCTTGCAGGGGCAGAGTTCACCCTTCCTCAAGCACAGGAGACAGAGTTACTCCCGAGTTTACAGGTGGGAAGTCAGTGTTACTTAATGGGCAGTGAATCAATTATATTTTGGGATCGAAGGTTAGGTATGTAGAAGGCAAaaagctgcaaa encodes the following:
- the LOC127582107 gene encoding surfeit locus protein 1 isoform X2 produces the protein MQLHGNHFRGLRGLLSEVDPASDPSRHLWSRNLVQRRKWKLQLIKELKERSRLDPVPLPLDQLEVKKLEYRRVMVRGRFDHSRELYIMPRSMVDPDREAREAGRLTSSGDTGANVVTPFDCTDLGVRILVNRGFVPRKKINPETRTKGQITDEVELVGVIRLSETRKPFTPQNDIGKNCWHYRDLEAMAQIADTEPILIDADFDSTVPGGPVGGQTRVTLRNEHLQYILTWYGLCAATSYMWFQKFIRKVPA